One window of the Bradyrhizobium sp. NP1 genome contains the following:
- a CDS encoding DUF1036 domain-containing protein, producing MPTNRSRSTRFSVSCAALIAALGLAVLCLGTSPAAADFRLCNNTSSRVGIALGYKDAEGWTTEGWWNVSSRSCETLLKGTLVARYYYIYALDYDRGGEWSGQAFMCSRDKEFTIRGTENCLARGFDRTGFFEVDTGEQRAWTVQLTDANEQPAQQRVPGIPGTVGPGGNVPGLNNSPAAPGPSGLPPAAAPGNKQ from the coding sequence ATGCCCACGAATCGCTCCCGATCCACCCGATTTTCCGTCTCCTGCGCCGCCCTGATCGCGGCGCTTGGCCTGGCCGTGCTTTGCCTGGGGACGAGCCCGGCCGCGGCCGATTTCCGCCTCTGCAACAACACGTCGAGCCGGGTCGGCATCGCGCTCGGCTACAAGGATGCCGAGGGCTGGACCACGGAAGGCTGGTGGAACGTCTCCTCGCGAAGCTGCGAGACCCTGCTGAAGGGAACATTGGTTGCCCGCTATTATTACATTTACGCGCTCGACTATGATCGGGGCGGCGAATGGTCGGGACAGGCCTTCATGTGCTCGCGCGACAAGGAATTCACCATCCGGGGAACCGAGAACTGCCTGGCGCGCGGCTTCGACCGCACCGGCTTCTTCGAGGTCGACACCGGCGAGCAGCGCGCCTGGACCGTGCAATTGACCGATGCGAATGAACAGCCGGCGCAGCAACGCGTACCGGGCATTCCCGGAACGGTCGGACCCGGCGGCAACGTTCCGGGCCTGAACAATTCGCCGGCCGCTCCGGGCCCATCTGGCTTGCCGCCAGCCGCCGCGCCCGGAAACAAGCAATGA
- a CDS encoding adenylate/guanylate cyclase domain-containing protein: MSEERVERRLAAILAADIAGYSRLMGANEEGTLAQLKSIRKALVDPVVAAHRGHIVKTTGDGMLVEFASAVDAVRNAVEIQRSMAEQNTAVPQDQRIEFRIGIHVGDVIFNDNDIFGDGVNIAARLEGIAEPGGVCMSDDAYRQVRGKVEIACDDLGQQSLRNIAEPMRAWRVRLTGQAPSAVKSGLAMSQPDVLPPPDKPSIAVLPFQNMSGDPEQEYFADGMAEDIITALSRFKALFVIARNSSFTYKGRAVDVKQVGRELGVRYVLEGSVRKAANRVRITGQLVDTATGAHLWADRFDGGLGDIFDLQDQVTESVVGAIAPAVEKAEIERAKRKPTASLDAYALYLRGLARLYQFGNRQANDEALRLFNSAIELDPDFASAHGRAAFCYVIAKINGWISDTANAIAEVKRLAQRAVELGKDDAIALAAGGNALAFVVRDLGVGAGLIDRALVLNSNLAEAWNFGGWVKIWLGEPETAIERFARAMRLSPLDPWLLGMRAGTAYAHFFLVRYDEAASWAAMALQDNPDYQPGLRITAASNAMAGRPEQAHKAVARLRELNTTLRLSNLKDVLGPYRRAEDVARYEEGLRQAGLPE; encoded by the coding sequence TTGAGCGAAGAGCGCGTGGAACGGCGACTGGCGGCTATTCTTGCGGCGGACATCGCGGGATATAGTCGGCTGATGGGGGCCAACGAAGAAGGTACGCTAGCCCAGTTAAAGTCGATTAGAAAAGCGCTTGTCGACCCCGTAGTCGCGGCGCATCGCGGTCACATCGTCAAGACTACGGGCGACGGAATGCTGGTCGAGTTTGCCAGCGCAGTCGATGCGGTGCGCAATGCGGTTGAAATCCAGCGCAGCATGGCCGAGCAAAATACCGCCGTGCCGCAGGATCAAAGGATCGAATTTCGCATCGGCATTCATGTCGGTGACGTTATTTTTAATGATAATGATATCTTCGGCGACGGCGTCAACATTGCTGCCCGCCTTGAAGGCATCGCCGAACCGGGGGGGGTCTGCATGTCCGATGATGCCTATCGGCAGGTTCGAGGCAAGGTCGAGATCGCCTGTGATGATCTGGGACAGCAGTCCCTTAGAAATATAGCTGAGCCGATGCGAGCGTGGCGGGTACGGCTGACTGGTCAAGCCCCTTCCGCAGTAAAATCGGGTCTGGCTATGAGCCAACCTGATGTCCTCCCTCCCCCCGACAAGCCGTCCATCGCCGTGCTCCCGTTTCAGAACATGAGCGGCGATCCGGAACAGGAATACTTTGCCGATGGAATGGCCGAGGACATCATCACGGCGCTGTCTCGTTTCAAGGCGCTATTTGTCATCGCCCGAAACTCCAGCTTCACCTACAAGGGGCGCGCCGTCGACGTGAAGCAGGTGGGGCGCGAGCTTGGGGTACGCTACGTGTTGGAAGGGAGCGTTCGCAAGGCGGCAAACCGAGTGCGCATCACGGGACAACTGGTCGATACCGCTACTGGAGCACATCTTTGGGCCGATCGGTTTGATGGCGGGCTCGGCGACATCTTCGATCTGCAGGACCAGGTGACTGAGAGCGTTGTCGGGGCGATCGCGCCTGCGGTGGAAAAAGCCGAGATCGAGCGCGCCAAGCGCAAGCCGACCGCGAGTCTCGACGCTTATGCCCTCTATTTGCGCGGTCTGGCCAGGCTTTATCAGTTTGGTAACCGGCAAGCGAACGACGAGGCATTGCGCCTGTTCAACAGCGCGATCGAGCTCGACCCGGATTTTGCCTCCGCCCACGGTCGTGCAGCCTTTTGCTACGTCATTGCCAAGATCAATGGCTGGATTTCGGACACAGCGAACGCGATTGCCGAAGTGAAGAGGCTCGCCCAACGGGCGGTTGAGTTGGGCAAGGATGACGCGATCGCGCTCGCCGCTGGCGGGAATGCGTTAGCGTTTGTTGTTCGGGATCTCGGGGTAGGCGCCGGCTTGATCGATCGCGCGCTTGTGCTTAATTCCAACTTGGCCGAGGCATGGAATTTCGGCGGCTGGGTAAAAATCTGGCTCGGCGAGCCGGAAACGGCGATCGAGCGCTTCGCACGTGCCATGCGCCTGAGCCCACTTGATCCGTGGCTGTTGGGAATGCGAGCCGGGACCGCGTATGCACATTTCTTCCTGGTCCGCTATGACGAAGCGGCATCATGGGCGGCAATGGCATTGCAGGACAATCCGGACTATCAACCTGGGCTACGTATCACCGCCGCAAGCAACGCCATGGCCGGGCGGCCGGAGCAAGCACACAAGGCAGTGGCTCGGCTGCGAGAGCTGAACACCACGCTGCGCCTTTCCAATCTCAAAGACGTGCTTGGCCCTTATCGACGTGCTGAGGACGTCGCGCGATATGAAGAAGGATTGCGGCAAGCAGGGCTGCCCGAGTGA
- a CDS encoding DUF3302 domain-containing protein — MSGLDIFAWIVLIILVASVVAVFCIAGWLPGHIAKTRGHPQAQAVTVAGWVTLICGFALWPVALIWAYVDVPAPHNREPQP, encoded by the coding sequence ATGAGTGGACTCGACATTTTCGCCTGGATTGTCCTCATCATCCTGGTCGCCAGCGTCGTCGCGGTATTCTGCATCGCCGGCTGGCTGCCGGGACACATCGCCAAAACGCGGGGACACCCACAGGCGCAAGCCGTCACCGTGGCCGGATGGGTCACGCTGATTTGCGGTTTTGCATTGTGGCCGGTGGCGCTGATCTGGGCCTATGTCGACGTGCCTGCACCGCATAACAGGGAGCCACAGCCATGA
- a CDS encoding Crp/Fnr family transcriptional regulator → MGTSAKNEFDPKAFLARVGAGKTILNIKRNQHVFEQGDVADTVFYIQKGRVKLTVLSEQGKEAVVGILEPGQFFGEGCLNGHPLRIATTTAMEECVITSITKEAMIAALRSEPKFSELFMAYLLTRNSRVEEDLIDQLFNSSEKRLARLLLLLAHFGKEGIPQPILLDMSQETLAEMIGTTRSRVSYFMNKFRKLGLISYNGKIEVHNSLLNAVLHEKPEIERDDPSSKV, encoded by the coding sequence GTGGGGACGTCAGCCAAAAACGAGTTCGATCCCAAAGCTTTTCTCGCCCGGGTAGGGGCGGGTAAAACGATCCTGAACATCAAAAGGAATCAGCATGTCTTCGAACAAGGAGACGTGGCAGATACGGTTTTTTACATTCAAAAGGGCAGGGTCAAGCTCACTGTCCTATCCGAGCAAGGTAAGGAAGCGGTCGTCGGGATTTTAGAACCGGGCCAGTTCTTCGGCGAGGGCTGCCTGAATGGCCACCCATTGCGCATCGCGACCACGACGGCGATGGAAGAATGTGTGATCACCTCAATCACCAAAGAAGCGATGATCGCCGCCCTTCGTTCCGAGCCGAAATTTTCCGAGCTGTTCATGGCGTATCTCTTGACACGGAACAGCCGAGTTGAAGAGGACTTGATCGACCAGCTTTTCAATTCAAGCGAGAAGCGGCTCGCGCGCCTTCTTCTTCTGCTCGCGCATTTCGGAAAGGAAGGCATACCTCAGCCTATTCTATTGGATATGAGCCAGGAAACATTGGCTGAGATGATTGGAACGACCCGATCCCGCGTGAGCTACTTCATGAACAAATTCCGCAAACTTGGACTCATCAGCTACAATGGAAAGATAGAGGTTCATAATTCGCTGTTGAACGCCGTCTTGCATGAAAAGCCCGAGATAGAGCGGGATGATCCATCAAGCAAAGTCTAA
- the pyk gene encoding pyruvate kinase, translated as MRRLRRIKILATLGPASSDSAMIRRLFEAGADIFRINMSHTPHDKMRELVATIRNVEGSYGRPIGILVDLQGPKLRLGAFAEGSVQLHNGQSFILDSDKTPGDTTRVQLPHPEILAALRPGHALLLDDGKVRLIAEETSPERAVTRVVIGGKMSDRKGVSLPDTDLPMSAMTQKDRADLEAALVTGVDWIALSFVQRAEDVIEAKKMIRGRAAVMAKIEKPQAIDRLVDIIDASDALMVARGDLGVELPLERVPSLQKQMTRLARRAGKPVVIATQMLESMIQAPVPTRAEVSDVATAVYEGADAIMLSAESAAGKYPVEAVSTMNRIGEEVERDPIYREVLAAQRPQPEATAGDAIADAARQIAETLDLPALICWTSSGSTAIRVARERPKPPIVAITPNLATGRKLSVVWGVHCVVAEDAHDQDDMVDRAGSIAYRDGFVRAGQRVIVVAGVPLGVPGTTNMVRIATVGGPESEAKG; from the coding sequence ATGAGACGGTTGCGGCGGATCAAGATCCTGGCGACGCTGGGTCCCGCATCTTCGGATAGCGCGATGATCCGTCGCCTGTTCGAGGCCGGTGCCGACATCTTCCGCATCAACATGAGCCACACGCCGCATGACAAGATGCGGGAGCTGGTGGCCACCATCCGCAACGTCGAAGGCAGCTATGGCCGCCCGATCGGCATCCTGGTCGACCTGCAGGGCCCGAAACTCCGGCTCGGCGCGTTCGCCGAAGGCTCGGTGCAGCTCCACAACGGGCAGAGCTTCATCCTCGATTCGGACAAGACGCCGGGCGATACGACGCGCGTGCAGTTGCCGCATCCCGAGATCCTCGCGGCGCTGCGGCCCGGACACGCGCTGCTGCTCGACGACGGCAAGGTGCGGCTGATCGCGGAGGAGACCTCGCCGGAGCGTGCGGTGACGCGCGTGGTGATCGGCGGCAAGATGAGTGACCGCAAGGGCGTCAGCCTGCCCGACACCGACCTGCCGATGTCGGCGATGACGCAGAAGGACCGCGCCGATCTCGAGGCTGCGCTCGTGACCGGCGTCGACTGGATCGCGCTCTCCTTCGTGCAGCGCGCCGAGGACGTGATCGAGGCCAAGAAGATGATCCGCGGCCGCGCCGCCGTGATGGCCAAGATCGAGAAACCGCAGGCGATCGACCGGCTCGTCGACATCATCGATGCTTCCGATGCGCTGATGGTGGCGCGCGGCGACCTCGGCGTCGAACTGCCGCTCGAGCGCGTGCCGAGCCTGCAGAAGCAGATGACGCGGCTGGCGCGGCGTGCCGGCAAGCCGGTGGTGATCGCAACCCAGATGCTGGAATCGATGATCCAGGCGCCGGTGCCGACCCGCGCCGAGGTCTCCGACGTCGCCACCGCCGTCTATGAAGGCGCGGACGCCATCATGCTGTCGGCGGAATCGGCGGCCGGCAAATATCCGGTCGAGGCGGTCTCGACCATGAACCGCATCGGCGAGGAAGTGGAGCGCGATCCGATCTATCGCGAGGTGCTGGCGGCGCAGCGGCCGCAGCCGGAAGCGACCGCGGGAGATGCGATCGCCGACGCCGCGCGCCAGATCGCCGAGACGCTCGATCTTCCGGCACTGATCTGCTGGACCTCGTCGGGCTCGACCGCGATCCGCGTCGCGCGCGAGCGGCCAAAGCCGCCGATCGTCGCGATCACGCCGAACCTCGCCACCGGCCGCAAGCTCTCGGTAGTCTGGGGCGTGCATTGCGTGGTCGCCGAGGACGCCCATGACCAGGACGACATGGTCGACCGCGCCGGCAGCATCGCCTATCGCGACGGCTTCGTGCGCGCCGGCCAGCGCGTGATCGTCGTCGCCGGCGTGCCGCTCGGGGTGCCCGGCACCACCAACATGGTGCGCATCGCCACTGTCGGCGGCCCCGAGAGCGAGGCAAAGGGTTAG
- a CDS encoding arylsulfatase: MGSVFAAVSLAPAGAQQQQRPNIVIIWGDDVGQSDISAYSRGLMGFKTPNIDRLASEGVMFTDYYAEQSCTAGRASFITGQSGLRTGMTKVGLPGATLGLQKEDPTTAELLKPLGYATGQFGKNHLGDRNEFLPTVHGFDEFYGNLYHLNAEEEPELPDYPKSPEFRARYGPRGVMDCKASDKDDPTIDPRFGKVGKQVCTDTGPLTRARMVTIDDDIASRAVDFMKRQKTAGKPVFVWVNFTHMHFRTHTKPESIGQSGRWQSPYHDTMIDHDKSVGTILKALDDLGIADNTFVMYGTDNGPHMNSWPDGAMTPFRNEKNSNWEGAYRVPAMFRWPGKIKPGQVSNDIVSHLDMLPTLLAIAGDTQVTDKLLTGYRVGDMTYKVHLDGYNLVPSLTGQTEKSPRESFFYINDDQQLTGLRYDNWKFVFLEQRAPGQLLIWANPFTNLRVPKIFNLRTDPYERADITSNTYYDWLIDHVFLLVPAQDYVGQFLATFREYPPRQKASSFNMDEVLAKLKEAK, translated from the coding sequence ATGGGCTCGGTTTTCGCCGCGGTATCTCTTGCGCCCGCTGGCGCGCAGCAACAGCAAAGACCCAACATTGTTATCATCTGGGGCGATGATGTTGGCCAGTCTGACATAAGCGCCTACTCTCGCGGCCTAATGGGGTTTAAGACGCCCAATATCGACCGCCTCGCAAGTGAGGGCGTGATGTTCACCGACTACTACGCCGAGCAAAGTTGTACCGCCGGGCGGGCGTCATTCATCACCGGACAGTCTGGCTTGCGCACCGGCATGACCAAGGTCGGCTTACCCGGTGCCACGCTCGGGTTACAGAAGGAAGACCCGACCACTGCCGAGTTGCTCAAACCTCTCGGCTATGCGACTGGGCAATTCGGCAAAAACCATCTCGGCGACCGCAATGAGTTCCTGCCGACTGTGCATGGCTTCGATGAGTTTTACGGCAACCTCTACCATCTGAATGCCGAGGAGGAGCCTGAGTTGCCGGACTACCCAAAAAGCCCCGAGTTCCGTGCTCGGTACGGACCGCGCGGCGTGATGGATTGCAAGGCCTCGGACAAAGACGACCCAACAATCGATCCGCGCTTCGGCAAGGTCGGCAAGCAGGTATGCACTGATACCGGTCCGCTCACCAGAGCGCGAATGGTGACTATCGACGACGACATCGCAAGCCGGGCTGTGGACTTCATGAAGCGGCAGAAGACGGCCGGTAAACCAGTATTTGTCTGGGTGAACTTCACCCACATGCATTTTCGCACCCACACCAAGCCCGAGAGCATAGGCCAGTCGGGGCGTTGGCAGAGCCCGTACCACGACACAATGATCGATCACGACAAGAGTGTCGGCACAATCCTCAAGGCCTTGGATGATCTGGGCATCGCGGACAACACTTTCGTCATGTACGGGACCGACAACGGCCCGCACATGAACAGTTGGCCAGATGGAGCAATGACGCCATTCCGCAACGAAAAGAACTCGAATTGGGAAGGGGCCTACCGCGTGCCAGCCATGTTCCGTTGGCCGGGAAAAATCAAACCGGGTCAGGTGTCCAACGACATCGTCAGCCATCTTGACATGTTGCCTACGCTTCTGGCGATAGCCGGCGACACGCAGGTCACTGACAAATTGCTCACGGGCTACAGAGTCGGCGACATGACCTACAAGGTCCATCTCGATGGTTACAACCTCGTCCCATCCCTGACTGGGCAAACCGAAAAGAGCCCACGAGAGTCTTTTTTCTACATCAACGACGATCAACAATTGACCGGCCTGCGGTACGACAATTGGAAGTTCGTGTTCTTGGAGCAGCGCGCTCCGGGACAGTTGCTGATCTGGGCCAATCCCTTCACCAATTTGAGAGTCCCGAAGATATTCAATCTCCGGACCGATCCCTACGAGCGGGCGGACATCACATCGAACACGTATTACGACTGGCTCATCGATCACGTGTTCCTCTTGGTGCCCGCGCAGGATTACGTGGGCCAATTCCTAGCCACATTCAGGGAATATCCGCCGCGGCAGAAGGCGTCCAGTTTCAATATGGACGAAGTCCTGGCGAAGCTGAAGGAAGCTAAGTAA
- a CDS encoding response regulator has translation MLARITPGTSGFGIRTFKCPACEEIHQRVIEFADPMKSRTTAGWLRGELRAPT, from the coding sequence ATGCTGGCACGTATCACCCCCGGCACGTCTGGTTTTGGCATCCGAACATTCAAATGCCCTGCCTGTGAAGAAATTCATCAGCGGGTGATCGAGTTCGCCGATCCAATGAAATCTCGCACGACAGCGGGCTGGCTACGCGGTGAATTGCGAGCGCCGACGTAA
- a CDS encoding DUF2312 domain-containing protein, with amino-acid sequence MATSAAVQEEPATRFAKDQLKAIIERIERLEEEKKTISDDIRDVYAESKGNGFDVKALRTIVRMRKQDANERQEQETIVETYMQALGML; translated from the coding sequence ATGGCCACCTCCGCCGCCGTCCAGGAAGAGCCCGCGACCCGATTTGCCAAGGATCAGCTCAAGGCCATCATCGAGCGGATCGAGCGCCTGGAAGAAGAAAAGAAGACGATCTCCGACGACATCCGCGACGTCTATGCGGAAAGCAAGGGCAACGGCTTCGACGTCAAGGCGCTGCGCACCATCGTGCGGATGCGCAAGCAGGACGCCAACGAGCGCCAGGAGCAGGAAACCATCGTCGAGACCTACATGCAGGCGCTGGGAATGCTGTGA
- a CDS encoding DUF1244 domain-containing protein: MAIDDQTRTELEAAVFRRLVQHLRERTDVQNIDLMNLAGFCRNCLSNWLKDAADAKGVALSKDQSREAVYGMPYEIWKEKHQAAASPQALEAMKKTHPGH, encoded by the coding sequence ATGGCAATCGACGATCAAACCCGAACCGAGCTTGAAGCGGCAGTCTTCCGCCGCCTGGTCCAGCATCTGCGCGAGCGGACCGACGTCCAGAACATCGACCTGATGAATCTGGCGGGCTTCTGCCGCAACTGCCTGTCCAACTGGCTCAAGGATGCCGCCGACGCCAAGGGCGTGGCGCTCAGCAAGGACCAAAGCCGCGAGGCGGTCTACGGCATGCCCTACGAGATCTGGAAGGAGAAGCACCAGGCCGCGGCGAGCCCGCAAGCGCTCGAAGCGATGAAGAAGACGCATCCCGGGCACTGA
- a CDS encoding DUF882 domain-containing protein, with protein MLTGSARRFNGLSLSKAGFKAGCCGGLTSLLLLTAAGSVHDATALNETRTLSFHHTHSDEDLTVTFKRDGRYDEEALKKINHFLRDWRSQDETVMDRHLFDIIWEVYRDVDGKAPIQIISAYRSPATNAMLRRRSAHSGVARYSQHMLGHAMDFYIPGVPLEQIRYAGLRLQRGGVGFYPTSGSPFVHLDTGSIRHWPRMTHDQLAKVFPDGRTVHVPTDGVPLKGYELARADIERRGNGDDAATISKPGSFLASLFKGKANDDEDEAASAPAAGEKPAPTSVAAAAPAKTADPVPVPRAKPQLGGTLQLASADAQLVQPPKPQPKAAAAPVAAAAEPQTPADIINARGFWDNPPAPQQATPAQIWARKAREALAASDPQPTASVSSSPMQALAYAPAATSAVERGNVVAASAPIPRGARPARNADTASTEINTVAAKGPQGGGIALATRLSAGKADDLWMRIVMLAPSASSAMSVTMLGDADMTQMRAFFVKPQAAITMGFADDPMMGMSCDRFSGSATATLATTSFVVRTAALR; from the coding sequence GTGCTGACTGGCTCCGCGCGCCGCTTCAATGGGCTGTCGCTATCCAAAGCAGGCTTCAAGGCCGGCTGCTGCGGTGGCTTGACGTCGCTCCTGCTGCTGACGGCCGCCGGCTCTGTCCATGACGCGACCGCGCTGAACGAGACCCGCACCCTCTCCTTCCATCACACCCATTCCGACGAAGACCTCACCGTCACCTTCAAGCGCGACGGCCGCTACGACGAAGAAGCGCTGAAGAAGATCAATCACTTTCTCCGCGACTGGCGCAGCCAGGACGAGACGGTGATGGACCGCCATTTGTTCGACATCATCTGGGAAGTCTACCGCGACGTCGACGGCAAGGCGCCGATCCAGATCATCTCCGCCTACCGCTCGCCCGCCACCAACGCGATGCTGCGCCGCCGCTCCGCGCATTCGGGCGTGGCACGCTACAGCCAGCACATGCTCGGGCACGCGATGGACTTCTACATTCCCGGCGTGCCGCTCGAGCAGATCCGTTATGCCGGGCTGCGCCTGCAGCGCGGCGGCGTCGGCTTCTATCCGACCTCCGGCTCGCCCTTCGTCCATCTCGATACCGGCAGCATCCGCCACTGGCCGCGGATGACCCATGACCAGCTCGCCAAGGTTTTCCCCGACGGCCGCACCGTACACGTCCCGACCGATGGCGTACCGCTGAAGGGCTATGAGCTGGCCCGCGCCGACATCGAACGCCGCGGCAATGGCGACGATGCCGCCACCATCAGCAAGCCGGGAAGCTTCCTGGCCAGCCTGTTCAAGGGCAAGGCGAACGACGACGAGGACGAGGCCGCAAGCGCTCCCGCCGCCGGCGAAAAGCCCGCGCCGACCAGTGTGGCCGCCGCTGCGCCCGCGAAGACGGCTGATCCGGTGCCGGTGCCGCGCGCCAAGCCGCAATTGGGCGGCACGCTGCAGCTCGCCTCCGCCGACGCGCAACTGGTCCAGCCGCCGAAGCCGCAGCCCAAGGCGGCCGCAGCGCCTGTCGCCGCAGCAGCCGAGCCGCAGACGCCCGCCGACATCATCAACGCCCGCGGCTTCTGGGATAACCCGCCTGCGCCGCAGCAGGCGACGCCCGCCCAGATCTGGGCGCGGAAGGCACGCGAGGCGCTCGCGGCCTCCGATCCGCAGCCGACCGCGAGCGTGTCGTCCTCGCCCATGCAGGCGCTCGCCTACGCGCCGGCCGCGACGTCCGCCGTTGAGCGCGGCAATGTCGTGGCCGCGAGCGCGCCGATCCCGCGCGGCGCCCGCCCGGCCCGCAATGCCGACACCGCCTCAACCGAGATCAACACGGTCGCGGCCAAGGGCCCGCAGGGCGGCGGCATCGCGCTGGCGACGCGGCTGTCGGCCGGCAAGGCCGACGATCTCTGGATGCGCATCGTGATGCTGGCGCCCAGCGCAAGCAGCGCGATGTCGGTGACGATGCTCGGCGATGCCGACATGACCCAGATGCGCGCCTTCTTCGTGAAGCCGCAGGCCGCGATCACGATGGGCTTCGCCGACGACCCGATGATGGGCATGAGCTGCGATCGCTTCTCCGGCTCCGCCACCGCGACGCTCGCGACCACCTCGTTCGTGGTGCGCACCGCGGCGCTGCGCTGA
- a CDS encoding efflux RND transporter periplasmic adaptor subunit has product MMIAIMSVYLVLLFALVRLGIVTFNLFWKVSPFIVLLFLSLGLFIPMGWGAPQGPALVVRNGVSIVPDVAGEVSEVPVQPNTPLKAGDVLFRIDRTPYEAQVKAIEAQSKLADLRLSQMTQLFERDAGRAFDVQQRQSEADQLRAQLDNARWNLDKTVVRAPVDGYVTNVALRKGARVANLPLSPVMAFIDTSETLVGVEIAQNDARYIAPGQPVEVTFRLLPGTIHTGKVETVFQAISTGQPQTSGLAVTPKAIESAPFVVRVRLDDEDLLKRLPAGSTGTAAIFTDHVKPAHVIRKVLLRQIAILNYVNPF; this is encoded by the coding sequence ATGATGATCGCCATCATGAGCGTCTACCTCGTGCTGCTGTTCGCACTGGTGCGACTGGGCATCGTTACTTTCAATCTGTTCTGGAAGGTTTCGCCCTTCATCGTGTTGTTGTTTTTGAGTCTGGGCCTGTTCATCCCGATGGGATGGGGCGCGCCACAAGGGCCGGCCTTAGTGGTCCGGAACGGAGTATCGATTGTGCCGGACGTCGCAGGCGAGGTGAGCGAAGTTCCGGTGCAGCCGAACACGCCGCTCAAGGCGGGCGACGTGCTCTTTCGGATAGACCGGACACCTTACGAGGCGCAGGTCAAGGCGATCGAGGCGCAGTCGAAGCTCGCCGACCTGCGTCTGTCGCAAATGACGCAATTGTTTGAGCGGGACGCGGGCCGCGCCTTCGACGTCCAGCAGCGGCAGTCCGAAGCCGATCAGCTCCGGGCGCAGCTGGACAACGCGCGATGGAACCTGGACAAGACGGTCGTGCGCGCGCCGGTTGACGGCTACGTCACCAACGTCGCGCTCCGCAAGGGCGCGCGCGTCGCCAATCTGCCGCTCTCGCCTGTCATGGCGTTCATTGACACCTCCGAGACCCTAGTCGGCGTGGAGATCGCGCAGAATGATGCCCGCTACATCGCGCCGGGTCAGCCGGTCGAGGTAACCTTCAGGCTCTTGCCCGGCACGATCCACACCGGCAAGGTGGAAACCGTTTTCCAGGCGATCTCGACGGGGCAGCCCCAAACCTCCGGACTCGCGGTGACGCCCAAAGCGATCGAGTCGGCGCCCTTCGTGGTACGTGTGAGGCTCGACGACGAGGATCTGTTGAAGCGTCTACCGGCGGGAAGCACTGGGACGGCGGCGATCTTTACCGACCATGTCAAACCGGCGCACGTCATCCGCAAGGTACTGCTGCGCCAAATCGCGATCCTCAACTACGTCAATCCGTTCTGA
- a CDS encoding TetR/AcrR family transcriptional regulator, translating into MVYRRTHQVVKRLAARRSAILSAARDAAIEAGMAAVQIAPVAVRANVAAGTVYRYFPSKADLISELINDVSRDELAAIRRAADAAPGPSSALAAAISTVAVHVLSQKRLAWGILAEPVDVDVSASRLASRREIAAEIASRIDAAVRAGHLPAQDTQLAATALLGALHEALVGPLAPDNLADPAKLRDVVQGVTLLSLRAVGVMDARARGLVVQATVPVKTLVGA; encoded by the coding sequence ATGGTTTATCGGCGAACCCATCAGGTGGTGAAGCGGCTGGCCGCGCGGCGCAGCGCCATCCTTTCGGCCGCGCGCGATGCGGCGATCGAGGCCGGCATGGCCGCGGTGCAGATCGCGCCGGTCGCGGTCCGCGCCAATGTCGCCGCCGGCACCGTGTACCGCTACTTTCCGTCCAAGGCCGACCTGATCTCGGAACTGATCAACGACGTCTCGCGCGACGAGCTTGCCGCGATCCGCCGCGCCGCCGATGCGGCGCCAGGGCCGTCATCGGCGCTGGCCGCGGCCATCTCCACCGTTGCCGTCCACGTGCTGTCGCAGAAGAGGCTCGCCTGGGGCATCCTGGCCGAGCCCGTCGATGTCGACGTCTCCGCCTCGCGCCTGGCAAGCCGGCGCGAGATCGCGGCCGAGATCGCTAGCAGGATCGATGCCGCCGTGCGCGCCGGCCACCTGCCGGCGCAGGATACCCAGTTGGCCGCGACTGCGCTGCTCGGCGCGCTGCATGAAGCCCTCGTCGGCCCGCTCGCGCCCGACAATCTGGCCGATCCTGCGAAGCTGCGCGACGTCGTACAGGGCGTGACGCTGCTCTCGCTGCGCGCGGTCGGCGTGATGGATGCCCGCGCCCGCGGCCTGGTCGTGCAGGCAACCGTGCCGGTGAAGACGCTGGTCGGCGCGTAG